From the Gammaproteobacteria bacterium genome, one window contains:
- a CDS encoding MbcA/ParS/Xre antitoxin family protein — translation MNTATAQKLAQDPAKTAGAALRTYFNIAEAWKLDTEQAMTLLGFDERTRSTFFKWKRAPEGARLNREKLERLSYIFGIYKDLQILLPKPEAADTWIHRPNDAPLFGGRPALDRMLAGNVADLYVVRQYLDAQRGWS, via the coding sequence ATGAATACCGCGACGGCCCAAAAACTCGCCCAGGATCCGGCCAAGACGGCCGGAGCTGCCCTGCGTACCTACTTCAACATCGCCGAGGCCTGGAAACTGGATACCGAGCAGGCCATGACCCTGCTTGGCTTCGATGAGCGCACCCGCAGCACCTTCTTCAAGTGGAAGCGAGCGCCGGAGGGTGCGCGCCTGAACCGAGAGAAGCTGGAACGGCTTTCCTATATCTTTGGTATCTACAAAGACTTGCAGATCCTGCTGCCGAAACCGGAAGCCGCAGACACCTGGATCCACCGGCCCAACGATGCCCCGTTGTTCGGCGGGCGCCCCGCGCTGGACCGCATGCTCGCCGGCAACGTAGCGGACCTGTATGTCGTCCGGCAGTACCTGGATGCCCAACGCGGCTGGTCATGA
- a CDS encoding RES family NAD+ phosphorylase has product MTPDLRRIGWKPSWRLVSSRFPPVGLFDRVASAEYLDIITAIEGLTNDRLREELGELALVPREDRIFGDGTTPIMAAFTHLNGEGSRFTDGSYGVYYAAKTLETAVAETRFHRSRFLAATREPPIEIDMRSYASDIDAELHCIAGRQAELPDIYAPDPDQYGPAQAFAKTLRAAGSNGIHYSSVRNPNGECIAVFRPRVMQPVVQGKHYCYVWNGREITDVYVKTEFP; this is encoded by the coding sequence ATGACCCCGGACCTGCGGCGCATCGGCTGGAAGCCTTCCTGGCGGCTGGTCTCCAGCCGGTTTCCACCGGTGGGTCTCTTCGATCGGGTCGCGAGCGCTGAGTATCTGGACATCATCACGGCGATCGAGGGGCTGACCAACGACCGCTTGCGGGAGGAACTGGGCGAGCTTGCCTTAGTGCCCAGGGAAGATCGGATATTCGGGGATGGAACCACACCCATCATGGCCGCCTTCACGCATCTGAACGGGGAGGGCAGTCGCTTCACGGACGGCAGCTACGGAGTGTACTACGCGGCCAAGACCCTCGAGACGGCCGTGGCCGAGACGCGGTTTCACCGGTCGCGGTTCCTCGCCGCCACCCGGGAGCCGCCGATCGAGATCGACATGCGCAGCTACGCATCCGACATCGATGCCGAGCTGCACTGCATCGCGGGGCGGCAAGCTGAGCTGCCGGACATCTATGCGCCGGATCCCGACCAGTACGGGCCTGCGCAGGCCTTTGCCAAGACGCTCCGCGCCGCCGGATCGAATGGCATCCATTACAGCAGTGTCCGCAACCCCAACGGGGAGTGCATCGCGGTGTTCCGACCCCGCGTCATGCAACCCGTGGTTCAGGGCAAGCACTACTGCTATGTCTGGAATGGCAGAGAGATCACGGATGTGTACGTCAAGACGGAGTTTCCCTGA